Within the Armatimonadota bacterium genome, the region AAACGGGGGAGGTGGACAGGGTGCATTGGGAGCGATTGACTGAGCGTGCCCACCGCGTTATCTACAATGCTCTGCAAGAGGCAGCACACCTGGGCGAAAACTACGTGAGTACCGAGCACCTGCTACTGGCGCTGCTCCGTGAGAGCAATGCCACCGCACTCCAGGTGCTTCAGCAACTGGGGGTGAGCCCCAGCCGCTTGCGTATGGAACTGGAGCGACAGGTGCCGCGAGGAGAGGACAGGGTTGGGCAGGAAACGCAGTTAACCCCTCGTGCTAAGCGCGCCGTCGATTTCGCCTACGATGAGGCGCGTCGGCTCCATCATCACCACATCGGCACCGAGCACCTGCTGCTGGGATTACTCCGCGAGGCAGAGGGGCTTGCGGGCAGAATGCTCCAGCAGATGGGGGTAGACCTCGAACGGGCGCGGATGGCGGTGCAGGCGGTGAGGGAGAGCAGAGGGGTGCCCTCCGCAGAGGTCACTATCTCGCGAACAGATGTGCTGCGCGGCTTGCAGGGGCGCGACCTGCTGGGTATCCACGACCTCACTTCTGAGGAATGTATCGCCCTGCTGCAGCTGGCGGCGGAAATGAAGCAGGCGACGCGCCAGGGAAACGAGGTCGTTCGCTGGAAGCGGCCGCACCTGCTGGCGATGATTTTCGAGAAGCCCTCCCTGCGCACGCGCTTCACCTTCGAAGCGGCGATGGTGCAGCTGGGCGGACACGCCATCTACCTTTCGCCGAATGAAATCGGGCTGGGCAAGCGCGAAAGCGTGGCGGACGTAGCACGCAACCTGGAACGGTGGTGTCAGGTCATCATGGCGCGAGTGTTCTCGCACCAGACGCTGGTGGAACTGGCGCAGCATGCGAACGTTCCCGTCATTAACGCCCTGAGCGACCTCGAGCATCCCTGTCAGGCACTCGCCGACTTCCAGACGCTCATCGAGCACAAAGGCGAGGCGAAGGGCAAACATCTGGTGTTCGTAGGCGACGGCAACAATGTGGCGCACAGCCTGATGCTGCTGGCGGCAAAGCTGGGCACGCACTTCACCATCGCCTGCCCGCAGGGCTACGAGCCGAACGAGCATATCCTTGCGCTGGCGAGGGAGATCGCCTCCGCCACCGGTGCGTTGATTACCGTCATGCGCGACCCGAAGGAGGCGGTACGCACCGCCGATGCCATCTACACCGATGTGTGGGCGAGCATGGGGCAGGAGCACGAGGCGGAACAACGCAAGCAGGTATTCCAGCCCTATCAGGTGAACGCGGAACTGCTGCAGGCGGCGAAGCCGGGCGCGATAGTGATGCACTGCCTGCCTGCCCATCGCGGCGAGGAGATTACCGACGAGGTGATGGACGGCGCGCAGTCGGTGGTGTTTGACCAGGCGGAGAACCGTCTGCACGCGCAAAAGGCGGTGCTTGCCGCGCTGGTTGGGGACTGGTAGCGATGCCTCTGGTGAGCGTGGTGCTGACCAGCTACAACCACGCACCTTACCTGCCGCAGGCGATAGAAAGCGCGCTGAGGCAGACGCTGGAGGACAGGGAGATTATCGCCATAGATGACGCCAGCACAGACGACTCGCCTCAAATCCTGCAACGCTACGCTGACCGCGTGCGTGTCGTGTTGCACGCGAGCAATCGTGGCACGTACGCCACCCTCAACGAAGGCATCGCGCTGAGCCACGCGCCGTATATCGCCATCCTGAACTCGGACGACGTGTGGCTGCCGGACAAGCTGCAGAAGCAGCTGGCGGTAATGGAGAGCGACCCGCGTGTCGGGCTGGTGCATACCGGCTTCCGGCTCATCGACGCCGAAGGCAACCCGATAGGGGGCGACCCGCTGGGCGTGCGCTTCCATCCCAACCCGCAGGGCGACCTTCTGCCGGATCTGCTCACGCGCAATCTGTTCATCACCTCCTCCGTGATGTTCCGGCGAGACTGCGTGCAAAGGTGTGGCGCGTTTGAGGAACACCTGTTCGGCATGGGCGACTGGGACCTGTGGCTGCGCATCGCCGAGCACTATCTGGTCGGCTACGTGCCTGAACCGTTGACGCTATACCGCCTGCATGGGCAGAACACCATGTATCAGAGCGCGCGTATGCTGGAAGACGACCTGTGGATTCACGAGGAGCGCATCCGCAAGCGCATCCCCGAGCTGCTCCGGCGGGACGGCTGGCGGATGCGACGTGCTATCGGCATCGCGCTGGCGGCACTGGGCGTGATTTATGACAGGATGGGGCGGCGAGACAAAGCGCGTGAAGCGTTTCTGCAGAGCCTGCGCTACTACCCCTGGCGGCTGAAGACGTGGCTGCGGCTGCTCCTGGTACTCCGCCACACGTGAGACCTGTCGCAACCTTACGGGCGCGAGGAAGGCGATGCTCCTGCCGAGCCGTTGTGGTGTTTGCTCACGGCTGAAGGTGACTACCGCACCCGGGCAAAGCGCAGCTTGCCCACGCGAATCACCGCGCCGTGCAGAGAGGCGACCTCTATCTCCTCGTTGGGGTCGGCGTGGCGCACGCCGTTGATTTCCACCGCCCCCTGCTGAATCATGCGCCGCCCCTCGCTGTTGCTGCTCACCAGTCCTAACGCAGAGAGCAGGCGCGGGAGCCACACCTTGCCATCCTTCACGATGTCCGCCGGCACCTCGTACTCGGGCATCTCTTCGGGCATCTCGCGCGCCGAGAAGACGCGCATGAACTCGCGGTCCGCCTCCTGTGCCGCTTCTGTGCTGTGGTAGATGCTCACAATCTCGCGGGCGAGACGACGCTTGACCTCCATCGGATGCAACGTGCCGTTGTTCAGCCCCAGCGCAATCTCGCGCACTTCGTCCATCGGCACGTCGGTGCACAGTTCGAAGTACGACACCATCAGCTCATCGGGCAACGACATCACCTTGCCGAACATCTGGTCGGGCGGTTCGGTAATGCCGATGTAGTTGCCCAGCGATTTGCTCATCTTCTCCACGCCGTCCAGCCCGACGAGCAGGGGCATGGCGAGCACCACCTGCGGGTCCTGCCCGTATTCGCGTTGCAGGTCGCGCCCCACCAGGTTATTGAAAATCTGGTCGGTGCCGCCCATCTCGATGTCCGACTGGATAGCCACCGAGTCGTAACCCTGGCATAGCGGGTAGAGGATTTCGTGCATGCCCAGCGGCTTGCCCTCGGCGAGGCGGTTCTGGAAGTCGTCGCGCTCCAGGATGCGCGCCACCGTGTATTTGGACGCCAGCTGTATCACGTCGGCGAAGGTCATCTTGCCGAGCCAGTCGCTATTGAAGTAGATTTCGGTACGTTCGGGCATCAGGATGCGGTACAGTTGCTGTTGATAGGTACGGGCGTTCTCCTCCACCTCCGCACGCGACAGCTGGGGGCGGGTTTTGCTGCGCCCGGTAGGGTCGCCGATCATGGCGGTAAAGTCACCGATGATGAGGCAGGCGATATGTCCGAACTCCTGAAACTGGCGCAATTTGCGCAGCACCACCGCAAAGCCCAGGTGAATATCGGGTGCAGTGGGGTCCAAGCCCAGCTTCACGCGCAGAGGTTTGCCCGTCCGTGCCGATTTCTCCAGCTTCTCGCGCAGACCGTCTTCAGGGATAATCGCCGCCACCCCGCGTTGCAGCACTTGCAGTTGATGTTCGATACTCACCATCATCCTCTGCTCCAGCGATGAGGGCAGTGCCGACCTGCCCGTACTGTACCGTTGGGTTATGTTACCAAATTGGAGGGTGGTTGCGCAACTGCTCCTGCGCGGAAACCGAAGACGCCCTGAGAGAGACCAGCTCGTTGCAGGTTCCAGTTTTGGCATCCATCACAACGTGCTGTGTGTGGGGAGTAGCACATATAGTGGTGGGCGGTAGTGGATTCAAACCACTGACCCCTCGTTGTCAACGAGGCGCTCTTCCGCTGCGCCAACTGCCCACAAGCTCTGTATTATAGCACCTCAGGGATTGTCAAACTGGCGTAGCGCTTCGTGCAGCGGGGGACGTTCCCACAGCCAGCGCACAGGTAGTCGCAAACCCTTCAGCACCTCACTGTGGTAGATGCCTTCTGCATCTTCATAGCGCCGCACGTAACGACCGTCCGCTCCCAACACGAAAAAGTCCACCCGTCGCTCGTCGGGGTCTATGACCCAGTATTCGGGAATGCCTTCCAGTTCGTATTCGGCATACTTTTCACCCCGGTCACGCAGCAGGCTTTCGGGGGAGGTAATCTCCACCACCAGGTCTGCCCCACCTTCCAGATAGGTGTCATGCAAACGGTGCAGGTTCTGGTTGGCAACGAAAATCAGGTCGGGTTCACGCCCACGCTCACTGCGCAATAAACGCATCTGGAAGGGGGCGGAGACCACACGTCCCAGTTCGTACCGCTGCACAAAAGCACGAATCAGTGCGTGGAGAAAGCCCGCAATGTCCTGATGCTCTAGTCTTGCAGGCGACAAATAGACCACCTCCCCGTCCACCCACTCCGCGAGCGTGTCTTCGTCTATCTGTTCTAAGAACTGCTCGTAAGTGATTTTCACCTTTCCCGACGGTGCAGGCAGTGCCATCTCGCATCACCCCTTCGGGTATGTTCCTCATTTACGTCCAGGAGATTGCCTCATGCAGGGGTGGACGTTCCCACAGCCAGCGCACAGGTAGTCGCAAACCCTTCAGCACCTCACTGTGGTAGATGCCTTCTGCATCTTCATAGCGCCGCACGTAACGACCGTCCGCTCCCAACACGAAAAAGTCCACCCGTCGCTCGTCGGGGTCTATGACCCAGTATTCGGGAATGCCTTCCAGTTCGTATTCGGCATACTTTTCACCCCGGTCACGCAGCAGGCTTTCGGGGGAGGTAATCTCCACCACCAGGTCTGCCCCACCTTCCAGATAGGTGTCATGCAAACGGTGCAGGTTCTGGTTGGCAACGAAAATCAGGTCGGGTTCACGCCCACGCTCACTGCGCAATAAACGCATCTGGAAGGGAGCAGATACTGCGACGCCCATCGGATACTTGTCCAGGAACGCGCCGATGTAGCGCAAAAGCCAATCGGAAACCAGCTGGTGCTCCAGGCTGGCAGGCGACAAAGAGACCACCTCCCCGTCCACCCACTCCGCGAGCGTGTCTTCGTCTATCTGTTCTAAGAACTGCTCGTAAGTGATTTTCACCTTTCCCGACGGTGCAGGCAGTGCCATCTCGCATCACCCCTTCGGGTATATTATGCATCACCAGGGGCAGGTATGACAAGGCGATCCTATCATTCACCACTACGCTGGGTGTGGCCCTCCGGCGAAGGTCAACTGCCTTTGCTTGCACGGTGGTGCCATGCCGGACTGCCAACATGACAACGAGAAGGCATGTGGTACCAGCCCATGCGGCACATAGCCTGCTTCCAGAGCGAGAAGCGTATGACATCACGGAAGGAGGGTAGCCGATGATTGCTGAGTTCGTCTCGACCGAGAAAGAGAGGGCAAGAACCACCGCTCTCAAAAGTCAGTGAATATATCATCTCGCTGTGCATTGGCGTTGCAGTGTTTGGGATAGTGCGCACTGCGGAGCGGCTTGCATTGTTCGGTTTGTGGGTTGTCTTCGGGTTCAGCAGTGATCTATCCTTTGCCGACGCCTGGAGCGAGAGCACGAGGTGGGTGTATGTCTGGTTTGAGTGCCAGGCTTCAGCTGGATACCCTGTCTGCTCGTAGGAGGCGGTATCGGTATTGCATCCTACTACATAACTACTGTTGCGACCTCTGAACAGAGGAGCCTTTGGCGACGTCGGTTGTTCTGGGGTGTTATCTGCTTCTCTGGTCGTTCAGACACCTGCCGCTGGTGGTGACACGGCTATCAGGCGCGCGGTCGGCGGCGGAAGGCGTGAGAATACTATTGTCTGTTTTGTTCCTTTACGCGATGAACGTGTTGTTCAGTGCGCTTGCTGTGTGGATAACCATCCTGACCACTCAAGGTTTTGTTTTGTGGAAGAGGGGGTATGCTTGATGCGGCGTGGTTTTACCTTGATGGAAATGATGATTGTGCTGGTAATCATCGCGCTGTTGGTAGCGTTGCTCTTGCCGGTTCTCCTCAGGGCGAGGCGGCACGCGCAGTCCACTCCGTGTACCAGCAACTTACGACAGCTGTATTCAGCCTGGGCGATGTATCTTGAGGATACCGGTGGGAGATGGCCGAAGTTTCTCGTGGAGGTCTTACCTTATGCAGGGAATCGCGAGATTTTCCAGTGCCCACTGGATACGTACAACGGCATCATCACTGCGGAAACTCGTCGTGGAAAGTTTCCCGTTAGTTACTACTTTGTACCCTCTATGAAATGGTCATTGCACCTCCTATTCTCGGTGGATGAAAACCACGGCATCCTTGCTTGCATCCTGCATGGCGAGATGAGGCATCCCCGATATTTGCACCGGGGGCGAGGATTGTTCGAGCCCGACGCCGCGTTCGATGGGTTAACTCTGCGAGTGCGGAGAGACGGTTCGGTGCAGCGGGCGCAGGTGTTCAACGAGAGATGTGTTCGTGATGAAAAGGGCGTCCTACAACGCGACTACTGTAGTGGGATTTGTATACTGATGTGCATGAGGGACCAGAACGATCCCGCTGGTGCCTCGCGCCGGCAGACATTACGTACGTGCCCTGTCCCCCTGAACCCTAGTTCGCAGACTCTTTTCAGAACGTTTGTACTTTGAGCCAGTCCCTCAACAGAAACTGCAACCGTTCCAGAAACACCGCCATACGGGTCATCACCGTATTGCCGAAGAACGCGCCGAAGCTAATCATCAGCAACCAGCGTCCCAGCTTTGCCGTGTGGCGAACGGGTGCCCATTTGTGCTCAAACGAGAAGAAGAAGTACACCATCACGCACGCTATCGTGCCCACAAAGATGATATTGTTCAGCGACATCCATAGCGAGACAGGGGCGGTGCTCCCTCCCACCAGGGGGGTCCCATCGGCACGAGCGATCAACGGGCGGAAGGAGTCGGCAATCTGCGGCATGTTCATCAGCAGCTGCTGCTTGAACACCACGCCCGCACCTGCACCCAGCGTCATGCCAATCACGACGCGCGAAAGCCACAGGTACTTGCGGCTGAACTGGAAGTACCACAGCGTGCCCAGCAAGCCCACC harbors:
- a CDS encoding restriction endonuclease; this encodes MALPAPSGKVKITYEQFLEQIDEDTLAEWVDGEVVSLSPASLEHQLVSDWLLRYIGAFLDKYPMGVAVSAPFQMRLLRSERGREPDLIFVANQNLHRLHDTYLEGGADLVVEITSPESLLRDRGEKYAEYELEGIPEYWVIDPDERRVDFFVLGADGRYVRRYEDAEGIYHSEVLKGLRLPVRWLWERPPLHEAISWT
- a CDS encoding glycosyl transferase — translated: MPLVSVVLTSYNHAPYLPQAIESALRQTLEDREIIAIDDASTDDSPQILQRYADRVRVVLHASNRGTYATLNEGIALSHAPYIAILNSDDVWLPDKLQKQLAVMESDPRVGLVHTGFRLIDAEGNPIGGDPLGVRFHPNPQGDLLPDLLTRNLFITSSVMFRRDCVQRCGAFEEHLFGMGDWDLWLRIAEHYLVGYVPEPLTLYRLHGQNTMYQSARMLEDDLWIHEERIRKRIPELLRRDGWRMRRAIGIALAALGVIYDRMGRRDKAREAFLQSLRYYPWRLKTWLRLLLVLRHT
- the tyrS gene encoding tyrosine--tRNA ligase gives rise to the protein MMVSIEHQLQVLQRGVAAIIPEDGLREKLEKSARTGKPLRVKLGLDPTAPDIHLGFAVVLRKLRQFQEFGHIACLIIGDFTAMIGDPTGRSKTRPQLSRAEVEENARTYQQQLYRILMPERTEIYFNSDWLGKMTFADVIQLASKYTVARILERDDFQNRLAEGKPLGMHEILYPLCQGYDSVAIQSDIEMGGTDQIFNNLVGRDLQREYGQDPQVVLAMPLLVGLDGVEKMSKSLGNYIGITEPPDQMFGKVMSLPDELMVSYFELCTDVPMDEVREIALGLNNGTLHPMEVKRRLAREIVSIYHSTEAAQEADREFMRVFSAREMPEEMPEYEVPADIVKDGKVWLPRLLSALGLVSSNSEGRRMIQQGAVEINGVRHADPNEEIEVASLHGAVIRVGKLRFARVR
- a CDS encoding restriction endonuclease; amino-acid sequence: MALPAPSGKVKITYEQFLEQIDEDTLAEWVDGEVVYLSPARLEHQDIAGFLHALIRAFVQRYELGRVVSAPFQMRLLRSERGREPDLIFVANQNLHRLHDTYLEGGADLVVEITSPESLLRDRGEKYAEYELEGIPEYWVIDPDERRVDFFVLGADGRYVRRYEDAEGIYHSEVLKGLRLPVRWLWERPPLHEALRQFDNP